One window from the genome of Faecalibacterium sp. HTF-F encodes:
- the argF gene encoding ornithine carbamoyltransferase, with protein sequence MKNLLRMSDLSPAELTHILDVADQLKAQQKLGGTAPLLAGKTVALMFSKASTRTRTSFEVGVYQLGGLGNYMNTAELQAGRGEPLKDTARVLGRYYDCVVWRTYRQSDLEEFAELAGVPVINGLTDYAHPCQVLADLMTIRERRGSLAGRKLCFVGDGSSMANSLIVGGLLAGMQVTCVCPQSYRPAADVLMFAHKYGSAFHLTADPAEGIQDADVVATAVWNTAQPGTSESEQRLRDFVGYQLTGKLLESAKPDVMVLHCLPAHRGEEISSAVFEQHAPEIFDEAENRLHVQKAVLAILLAGK encoded by the coding sequence ATGAAAAATCTGCTGAGAATGAGCGATCTCTCCCCTGCCGAGCTGACCCACATTCTGGATGTGGCCGACCAGCTCAAGGCACAGCAGAAGCTGGGCGGCACGGCCCCGCTGCTGGCGGGCAAAACGGTGGCTCTGATGTTCTCCAAGGCGTCCACCCGCACCCGCACCAGCTTTGAGGTGGGTGTGTACCAGCTGGGCGGTCTGGGCAACTACATGAACACCGCCGAGCTGCAGGCCGGGCGCGGCGAGCCTCTCAAGGACACCGCCCGGGTGCTGGGCCGCTACTACGACTGTGTGGTGTGGCGCACCTACCGCCAGAGCGATCTGGAAGAGTTTGCCGAGCTGGCCGGTGTGCCGGTGATCAACGGCCTGACGGATTACGCCCATCCCTGTCAGGTGCTGGCCGATCTGATGACCATTCGGGAGCGCCGGGGCAGCCTTGCGGGCCGGAAGCTCTGCTTTGTCGGCGATGGCAGCAGCATGGCAAACAGCCTCATCGTGGGCGGACTGCTGGCCGGGATGCAGGTCACCTGCGTCTGCCCGCAGAGCTACCGCCCGGCGGCGGATGTGTTGATGTTCGCCCACAAGTACGGCAGCGCTTTCCACCTGACCGCAGACCCTGCCGAGGGCATTCAGGACGCCGATGTGGTGGCAACGGCTGTGTGGAACACCGCCCAGCCCGGCACGTCGGAAAGCGAGCAGCGCCTGCGGGATTTTGTGGGCTACCAGCTCACCGGCAAGCTGCTGGAAAGCGCCAAGCCCGACGTCATGGTGCTGCACTGCCTGCCCGCCCACCGGGGCGAGGAGATCTCCTCGGCAGTGTTCGAGCAGCACGCACCGGAGATCTTCGATGAAGCCGAGAACCGCCTGCACGTGCAGAAAGCCGTGCTGGCCATTCTTCTGGCGGGGAAATAA
- a CDS encoding MATE family efflux transporter, translating to MAQSKQDMGSGNVRSLMLQLMIPAVVAQVVNLLYNIVDRIYIGHIAGIGAAALTGVGLFTPILMLLNAFAMLVGAGGAPRTAIALGQGDKKQAEKIISNSFTMLLLFSVVLTISFYVGAPMLLRLFGASDATLPYALSYSRIYLLGSVFVLLVLGMNPFITTQGFAKTSMLTTVIGAVINIILDPILIFGFGLGVRGAAIATVLSQAVGAVWILRFLTGKKTLLRLRRDYLRPERNVILPVMALGISTFVMLSTESLLSISFSSSLARYGGDVAVGAMTVITSASQLCTLPIQGICQGGQPVISFNFGAGKKPRVKEAFRFQLTLCGVYTCVFWLLMMLVPGAVAGIFTSDSALISYTTWAMRIYMAGIFAMGFQIACQQSFMALGQAKVSLLLACLRKIILLIPLIFILPHLLPNPVFGVFLAEPVSDILAATITTITFFARFDKILDRGAAHV from the coding sequence ATGGCACAGTCAAAACAGGACATGGGCAGTGGGAACGTCCGCAGCCTGATGCTGCAGCTCATGATCCCTGCGGTGGTAGCGCAGGTCGTAAACCTGTTGTACAACATCGTGGACCGAATTTACATCGGCCATATCGCGGGCATCGGTGCGGCAGCGCTGACCGGCGTGGGCCTGTTCACTCCCATCTTGATGCTGTTGAATGCATTCGCCATGCTGGTGGGCGCAGGCGGTGCGCCCCGCACCGCCATTGCTCTGGGGCAGGGCGACAAGAAACAGGCAGAAAAGATCATCTCCAACAGCTTTACCATGCTGCTGCTCTTTTCGGTGGTGCTGACCATCAGCTTCTATGTCGGGGCACCGATGCTGCTTCGGCTGTTTGGTGCCAGCGATGCCACCCTGCCGTATGCCCTGAGCTACAGCCGCATCTACCTTCTGGGCTCGGTGTTCGTGCTGCTGGTGCTGGGCATGAACCCCTTCATCACCACGCAGGGCTTTGCCAAAACCAGTATGCTCACCACCGTGATCGGTGCGGTCATCAACATCATCCTTGACCCCATCCTCATCTTCGGGTTCGGACTTGGCGTGCGGGGCGCAGCCATTGCCACGGTGCTCAGTCAGGCTGTGGGCGCGGTGTGGATCCTGCGCTTCCTCACCGGCAAAAAGACCCTCCTGCGCCTGCGCAGGGACTATCTGCGCCCGGAGCGCAATGTCATCCTGCCGGTGATGGCGCTGGGCATCTCCACCTTTGTGATGCTCTCCACCGAGAGCCTGCTGTCCATCAGTTTCAGCTCCAGTCTGGCGCGGTACGGCGGCGATGTGGCCGTGGGTGCCATGACCGTCATCACCAGCGCATCCCAGCTGTGCACCCTGCCCATTCAGGGCATCTGTCAGGGCGGTCAGCCTGTCATAAGCTTCAACTTCGGCGCAGGCAAAAAGCCCCGCGTCAAGGAAGCCTTCCGCTTTCAGCTGACCCTGTGCGGCGTATACACCTGCGTGTTCTGGCTTCTGATGATGCTGGTACCCGGCGCAGTGGCCGGTATTTTCACCTCGGACAGTGCGCTGATCTCCTACACCACCTGGGCCATGCGCATTTACATGGCGGGCATCTTTGCCATGGGCTTCCAGATCGCCTGCCAGCAGAGCTTTATGGCGCTGGGGCAGGCTAAGGTAAGCCTGCTGCTGGCCTGCCTGCGCAAGATCATCCTGCTGATCCCGCTCATCTTCATCCTGCCGCACCTGCTGCCGAACCCGGTGTTCGGCGTGTTTCTGGCCGAGCCGGTCAGCGACATTCTGGCCGCAACCATCACCACTATCACCTTCTTTGCCCGGTTCGATAAGATCCTCGACCGCGGTGCGGCTCACGTATGA
- a CDS encoding tyrosine-type recombinase/integrase, with protein sequence MVAGHLQEKNDFYYIVLSYKDANGKRKTKWEATGLSVKRNKKKAEALLLERRRNFMVSTAPAEIRLDDDILFSDFMLKWLEVAKSTIQITTYASYQGMVERVIVPYFRKRGIKLVDLKATDLQDFYTKQLERVKANSVIHYHANIHKALKYAVKIDLIPTNPADKVERPKKNEFKGSYYSADEIHALTEVAEGTKLEIPVLLASFYGLRRSEVLGLKWDAIDFEANTLEIKHIVTQASIDGKKVLVQADRAKTKSSLRTLPLVPPIRDRLLMLKGQQDTYRRLCGKSYNRDYLGYLCVDEIGNIIRPNYVSEQFPKLLEKNGLRPIRFHDLRHSCASLLLANGVPMKQIQEWLGHSDFSTTANIYAHLDYASKLSSAQAMLEGLGYGNASA encoded by the coding sequence ATGGTAGCAGGGCATCTGCAAGAAAAAAACGACTTCTACTACATCGTTCTGAGTTACAAGGACGCAAACGGAAAGCGAAAGACCAAGTGGGAAGCCACCGGTCTGTCCGTCAAGAGGAACAAGAAGAAAGCCGAGGCTCTTTTGTTGGAACGTCGGCGGAACTTCATGGTTTCCACCGCACCTGCGGAGATCCGCTTAGACGATGACATTCTCTTTTCGGACTTCATGCTGAAATGGCTGGAAGTTGCGAAAAGCACTATCCAAATCACGACCTATGCCAGCTATCAGGGAATGGTGGAGCGTGTGATCGTTCCCTATTTCCGAAAGCGCGGCATCAAACTGGTAGACCTGAAAGCCACCGACTTGCAGGACTTCTACACCAAGCAGCTTGAACGGGTCAAGGCAAATTCGGTGATCCATTACCATGCAAACATCCACAAGGCGCTGAAGTATGCGGTAAAGATCGACCTGATCCCCACCAATCCGGCAGATAAGGTCGAGCGTCCGAAGAAGAACGAGTTCAAAGGCAGCTATTACAGTGCCGATGAGATTCATGCTTTGACGGAGGTCGCAGAGGGCACCAAACTGGAGATCCCGGTTCTGCTGGCATCCTTCTACGGCCTGCGCCGCAGCGAGGTGCTGGGTCTGAAATGGGATGCCATCGACTTTGAAGCCAACACGTTGGAGATCAAGCACATCGTCACGCAGGCATCCATCGACGGCAAAAAGGTTCTGGTGCAGGCTGATCGTGCAAAAACGAAGTCCAGCCTGCGGACGCTGCCCCTTGTGCCGCCCATCCGTGACCGTCTGCTGATGCTGAAAGGTCAGCAGGACACCTACCGCCGCCTGTGCGGTAAAAGCTACAATCGGGATTATCTCGGCTATCTGTGTGTGGACGAGATTGGGAACATCATCCGTCCCAACTACGTTTCCGAGCAGTTCCCGAAGCTGTTGGAGAAAAACGGTCTGCGTCCTATCCGCTTCCACGATCTGCGCCACAGCTGCGCCAGCCTTCTTCTGGCAAACGGCGTTCCCATGAAGCAGATTCAGGAATGGTTGGGTCACAGCGACTTCTCCACCACCGCCAATATTTACGCCCACCTCGATTACGCTTCCAAGCTCTCGTCTGCACAGGCGATGCTGGAGGGGCTGGGCTATGGCAATGCGTCAGCATGA
- a CDS encoding helix-turn-helix domain-containing protein yields the protein MGEENLNPRDAYRVMLRDYPDVLNIDQMCEVLSVSTKTGYALLKKGSVQHLKVGRSYRIPKAHLLTYLIGFAPGHAVRA from the coding sequence TTGGGTGAGGAAAATCTGAATCCCCGTGATGCGTACCGTGTGATGCTCCGGGATTACCCGGACGTATTGAATATCGACCAGATGTGCGAGGTATTGAGCGTCAGCACAAAAACCGGGTATGCGCTTTTGAAAAAAGGGAGCGTCCAGCATTTGAAGGTGGGACGCTCCTACCGCATCCCCAAGGCACATCTTTTGACCTATCTCATCGGATTCGCACCCGGTCATGCTGTCCGGGCGTGA
- a CDS encoding DUF975 family protein has product MKISADYRMLALDALRGKWKTAVLTGIAASALGATIVSSSNSVVSNSNQAKDIHFNLFAQPNGGRLLAVLLVGIGLWAILQLIVGGAVQLGYAHFNLNLVDGNDAAISDLFSQKDRLWDGFCMKFLQGLYIALWSLLLVIPGIVKTYSYAMTPYIMSEHPSLTANEAITESRRIMNGNKWRLFCLDFSFIGWELLCSLPLYAGGFLVFKYFTGSEAMAISLFLLLTIPLSIGFFFVRPYEEAAWATFYRDITAAPTEPDEAY; this is encoded by the coding sequence ATGAAAATATCTGCCGACTATCGTATGCTCGCTCTCGATGCTCTGCGCGGAAAATGGAAAACTGCTGTTCTGACAGGTATTGCCGCCAGTGCGCTCGGTGCTACCATTGTGAGCAGTTCCAACAGTGTCGTTTCCAATTCCAATCAGGCAAAGGACATTCATTTTAACCTGTTCGCCCAGCCAAACGGCGGTCGGCTGCTTGCTGTTTTGCTTGTCGGCATTGGTCTGTGGGCAATCCTCCAACTGATCGTGGGCGGTGCAGTTCAACTGGGATATGCTCATTTTAATCTGAACCTTGTAGATGGAAATGATGCTGCCATCTCGGACTTGTTCTCTCAGAAAGACCGTCTGTGGGATGGCTTCTGCATGAAATTTCTGCAGGGTCTGTACATCGCCCTCTGGTCGCTGCTGTTGGTGATTCCGGGAATCGTGAAAACATACAGCTATGCGATGACACCTTACATCATGTCCGAACATCCTTCGCTGACCGCAAATGAAGCGATCACAGAATCCCGGCGGATCATGAATGGCAACAAATGGCGGCTGTTCTGTCTGGATTTCAGCTTCATTGGCTGGGAGTTGCTCTGTTCGTTGCCACTGTATGCCGGGGGGTTTCTGGTTTTCAAATATTTCACCGGTTCAGAGGCTATGGCGATTTCTCTTTTTCTTCTGCTGACAATTCCATTGAGCATTGGCTTCTTTTTTGTACGCCCCTATGAGGAAGCTGCATGGGCCACTTTCTACCGTGATATTACCGCAGCACCTACCGAACCGGATGAAGCATACTGA
- a CDS encoding type I restriction-modification system subunit M has protein sequence MARATSKPKKEISMEEALWKSADKLRGSVEPAEYKHVVLSLFFLKFASDKFEAQRKTISEKYGEKFVDNVAFYTKDNVFFLPEISRWSFIMANAKQDDIALKIDTALYTIEKANPTLKGALPDNYYSRLHIDTAKLASLLDEIDKINTGDKENDIIGRVYEYFLSKFALAEGKGKGEFYTPKCIVNLIAEMIEPYDGILYDPCCGSGGMFVQSMKFVEAHHGNKKKVSIYGQEYTNTTYKLCKMNLAIRGISANLGEMAANTFTNDQHKDLKADYIMANPPFNQKEWRGDNELTDDPRWDGYEVPPTSNANYGWILNIVSKLSQNGVAGFLLANGALSDDGTELKIRRQLIENNLVEAIIILPRNLFYTTDISVTLWILNKNKKARVVEENGEVKRFRNREREILFMDLRQMGSPYEKKYIELTEEDRAKVTSVYHAWQQEGYEETYQNVPEFCYSASFDEIAEKGFTLVPSRYIEFVNRDENIDFDTKMKTLQSELRDLLVAEEKSKADLLTVFKELGYEIEL, from the coding sequence ATGGCGCGAGCTACATCCAAACCCAAGAAAGAAATTTCCATGGAGGAAGCCCTTTGGAAATCGGCTGACAAACTTCGTGGTTCTGTCGAGCCAGCAGAGTACAAGCACGTTGTTCTCAGTCTCTTCTTTTTGAAGTTTGCCAGCGATAAGTTTGAGGCACAAAGGAAAACTATTTCTGAAAAATACGGTGAGAAGTTTGTTGACAATGTTGCCTTCTATACGAAAGACAACGTGTTCTTCCTACCTGAGATCAGCCGTTGGTCTTTCATCATGGCGAATGCGAAACAGGATGATATTGCGCTGAAAATCGACACCGCCCTCTATACGATTGAGAAAGCGAATCCCACACTGAAAGGCGCACTGCCGGACAACTATTACTCACGTCTCCACATTGACACGGCAAAGCTGGCGTCGCTGCTGGATGAGATTGACAAAATCAACACCGGTGACAAAGAAAATGACATTATCGGACGGGTCTACGAATACTTCCTGAGCAAGTTTGCACTTGCGGAAGGCAAAGGCAAGGGCGAGTTCTATACGCCAAAGTGCATTGTCAATTTGATTGCAGAAATGATTGAACCGTATGATGGCATTCTCTACGATCCTTGCTGCGGTTCTGGCGGTATGTTCGTGCAGTCAATGAAGTTCGTGGAGGCACATCACGGCAACAAGAAGAAGGTCTCTATCTACGGTCAGGAGTATACAAACACAACGTATAAGCTGTGCAAAATGAATCTGGCTATCCGCGGCATCTCTGCAAACCTTGGAGAAATGGCAGCGAACACATTCACCAATGACCAGCACAAGGACCTCAAGGCAGATTACATTATGGCAAACCCGCCTTTTAACCAGAAAGAATGGCGTGGTGATAATGAGCTGACTGATGATCCGCGCTGGGACGGCTATGAAGTTCCGCCCACGAGTAACGCAAACTATGGCTGGATTCTGAACATTGTTTCAAAGCTCTCTCAGAACGGTGTTGCCGGTTTCCTGCTTGCTAACGGCGCACTGTCTGACGATGGTACAGAGCTGAAAATCCGCCGTCAACTCATCGAGAACAATCTCGTTGAAGCAATCATCATCCTTCCCCGCAACCTCTTCTACACCACCGACATCAGTGTCACGCTTTGGATTTTGAACAAGAACAAAAAGGCTCGTGTGGTTGAAGAAAATGGCGAGGTAAAACGCTTCCGTAACCGTGAGCGGGAGATTCTTTTCATGGACTTGCGGCAAATGGGAAGCCCCTATGAAAAGAAGTACATTGAACTGACAGAAGAAGACCGTGCGAAGGTCACGAGCGTCTACCACGCATGGCAGCAGGAAGGCTATGAAGAAACTTATCAGAATGTGCCTGAATTTTGTTACAGCGCATCCTTCGATGAGATTGCAGAAAAGGGATTTACCCTTGTTCCGAGCCGTTACATCGAGTTTGTAAACCGTGATGAGAACATCGACTTTGATACGAAAATGAAGACGCTGCAAAGTGAGCTTCGTGATCTGCTTGTTGCAGAAGAGAAGTCGAAGGCTGACCTGTTGACTGTGTTTAAGGAGCTGGGCTATGAAATCGAATTATGA
- a CDS encoding restriction endonuclease subunit S → MKSNYEPLGKHIRLIDYRNSEEVTSNVLGISIDKEFMPSVANVIGTDLSRYKLISKGLFACNPMHVGRDERLPIALYEVDNPAIVSPAYFMFEIIDHNILNEEYLMMWFRRPEFDRECWFMTDGSVRGGITWDDLCRIKLPVPTYARQCEIVENYRAITDRIALKRAENDNLAA, encoded by the coding sequence ATGAAATCGAATTATGAACCTCTTGGTAAACACATTCGGCTTATTGATTATCGGAACTCCGAGGAAGTCACCAGCAATGTTCTTGGCATAAGTATCGACAAAGAATTTATGCCTTCCGTCGCAAATGTGATTGGCACAGATTTGAGTCGGTATAAGCTGATTAGCAAGGGACTGTTTGCCTGTAACCCGATGCACGTTGGGCGCGACGAGCGTCTTCCGATTGCGCTCTATGAGGTGGACAATCCCGCAATAGTTTCTCCGGCATATTTCATGTTTGAAATTATTGACCACAACATCTTGAATGAAGAGTATTTGATGATGTGGTTTCGCAGACCGGAGTTTGATCGTGAATGCTGGTTTATGACTGACGGCAGTGTTCGCGGCGGAATCACATGGGATGATCTTTGTCGTATAAAGCTCCCTGTTCCTACCTATGCGAGACAATGCGAGATCGTCGAGAACTACCGTGCAATTACAGACCGCATTGCTTTGAAGAGAGCGGAAAATGATAATTTAGCGGCTTGA
- a CDS encoding restriction endonuclease subunit S: MYKCFFVDYIPFDGSQPSSWKEMTVDDIASDVICGKTPPTADPQNYGGTIPFITIPDMHGSVYTTSTARFLSEKGASTQPGKMLPANSVCVSCIASVGLVCLTAEPSQTNQQINSIICKDQISPFYVYTKMTTLNEYLKQLGAGGSTTLNINKTLFGQIPILLPDEASMKEYHNKVEPLFSSIRENQYEIQHLESLKRLLLSQISSR; the protein is encoded by the coding sequence ATCTACAAGTGCTTCTTTGTTGACTATATTCCCTTTGATGGCTCACAGCCATCATCTTGGAAGGAGATGACGGTTGATGATATAGCCTCTGATGTGATTTGCGGAAAGACACCTCCAACTGCCGATCCGCAAAACTATGGTGGGACAATCCCGTTTATTACAATTCCGGATATGCACGGAAGTGTCTATACAACATCAACCGCCCGCTTTCTTTCAGAGAAAGGCGCATCAACACAGCCGGGAAAAATGCTTCCAGCAAACAGCGTTTGCGTAAGTTGCATTGCATCCGTAGGCTTGGTTTGTCTTACTGCTGAACCAAGTCAGACCAACCAACAGATTAACTCAATTATATGCAAAGACCAAATTAGCCCATTCTATGTATATACGAAAATGACAACGCTTAATGAGTATTTGAAGCAACTCGGAGCTGGCGGAAGTACAACATTGAACATCAACAAAACACTCTTCGGTCAGATACCAATCCTACTTCCTGACGAGGCATCAATGAAAGAGTACCACAATAAAGTTGAGCCACTGTTTTCTTCGATCAGAGAAAACCAATATGAAATACAACATTTGGAGTCTCTGAAACGTCTACTCCTGTCCCAAATCTCAAGCCGCTAA
- a CDS encoding type I restriction endonuclease subunit R has protein sequence MANFNEHSLEMSIMELFQEEGYIYLNGEQIHRERSEVLLIDDLRKYLLNRYAVEGLTPSEVDSIILRLRSISGTIYEANKAVCKLICDGFIFNREDHTKKDLYIELIDFDEPEKNVFKIVNQFEIEGINNQLRIPDGIVFINGIPVVVLEFKSAVKENTTIMDAYTQLTVRYRRDIPELFKYNAFIVISDGANNKYGSFFSPYDFFYAWRKIEADDKELDGINSLVTMVSGLFRKERLLAVIKDFVYFPDSSDKDLKIVCRYPQYFAAVKLFENIKAHLRPEGDGKGGTYFGATGCGKSYTMLFLTRMLMKSTFFHSPTILIITDRTDLDDQLSKQFVASKKYIGDETVVSIDSREKLRQELQGRTSGGVYMTTIQKFTEDLELLTDRTNVICISDEAHRSQINLNQKVKVTAEGVERTYGFAKYLHDSLPNATYVGFTGTPVDGTIEVFGPVVDAYTMTEAVKDGITVNLVYDGRAARVTLDQAKVREIEDYYDRCAVEGANEHQIEESQKAVAHIDAIIGDPDRLHAVAEDFINHYETRVAEGATVAGKAMFVCSNRKIAYAFYQIIVGMRPEWAEKKVCPDGVQLTEKEKKELKPIEKIKLIMTRNKDDEPELYEMLGTKDDRKEFDRQFKNVKSNFKIAIVVDMWLTGFDVPALDTIYIDKPIQQHTLIQTISRVNRVYTGKDKGLIVDYIGIKKNMNLALKKYTNFESDEFEGVEQSVTIVKDQLDVLAQMFHNFNSADYFNGSPKEQLACLNRAVEYVQLTEDLETRFMAAVKRMKQAFNLCSSSNAISDKEKDYLHFYCAVRSILFKLTKGDAPDISQMNARVRELLEGAIQSDGIEELFETGKHISVDIFSDEYLDKINAIPLPNTKIKVLQRLLSQAIDEYKKVNRIMGMEFSDRLKQVVDAYNNRRRDEAFANEVLDDVAEQLAKLLEELKKEKDSFKGMGIDYEEKAFYDILKAVAKKYEFEYPDDKMIELSKRIKIIVDDKAKYTDWSTRDDIKANLQVDLILLLDDFDYPPVTIDDVYKEVLEQAENFKKYSE, from the coding sequence ATGGCTAACTTCAATGAGCATTCTCTTGAAATGTCCATAATGGAGCTGTTTCAGGAAGAAGGATATATCTATTTGAATGGCGAGCAGATCCACCGCGAACGCTCTGAGGTTCTGCTTATCGATGATTTGCGGAAGTACCTTCTGAACAGATATGCTGTGGAAGGGCTTACTCCAAGCGAAGTTGATAGCATTATCCTTCGCTTGAGGTCTATTTCCGGCACAATCTATGAGGCAAACAAAGCCGTCTGCAAATTGATTTGCGATGGCTTCATTTTCAACCGCGAGGATCATACAAAGAAGGATCTTTATATTGAATTGATTGATTTTGATGAGCCGGAGAAAAACGTGTTCAAAATCGTCAACCAATTTGAAATTGAAGGCATTAACAACCAGCTACGCATACCTGATGGGATTGTTTTCATCAACGGCATCCCTGTTGTTGTGCTTGAGTTCAAGAGTGCAGTCAAAGAAAACACAACGATCATGGACGCATATACGCAGCTCACCGTGCGTTATCGCCGTGACATTCCTGAACTCTTCAAGTATAACGCCTTTATCGTCATAAGCGATGGCGCAAATAATAAATACGGCTCCTTCTTTTCTCCGTATGACTTCTTCTATGCGTGGAGAAAGATCGAGGCCGACGATAAGGAATTGGACGGCATCAATTCCCTTGTAACTATGGTGAGTGGACTGTTCCGCAAAGAACGGCTTTTGGCAGTCATCAAGGATTTTGTCTATTTTCCTGATAGCTCGGACAAAGACCTCAAAATCGTCTGCCGCTATCCTCAGTATTTTGCTGCGGTCAAGCTGTTTGAGAATATCAAGGCACATCTCAGACCGGAGGGGGACGGCAAGGGCGGCACATACTTCGGCGCGACAGGCTGCGGAAAAAGCTATACTATGCTCTTCCTCACAAGAATGCTTATGAAGAGTACCTTCTTCCATAGCCCTACAATCCTGATTATTACAGACCGAACGGATTTGGATGACCAGCTATCAAAGCAGTTCGTAGCATCCAAGAAGTACATCGGTGACGAAACCGTTGTAAGCATTGATTCCCGCGAAAAGCTGCGTCAGGAACTTCAAGGCCGGACAAGCGGCGGCGTGTACATGACTACCATCCAAAAGTTCACTGAGGATTTGGAACTTCTGACAGATAGAACCAATGTAATCTGTATTTCTGATGAAGCACACCGCAGCCAGATCAACCTCAATCAGAAAGTCAAGGTTACTGCGGAAGGTGTGGAGCGAACCTATGGGTTTGCAAAGTACCTCCATGATTCCCTCCCCAATGCAACTTATGTTGGGTTTACCGGTACGCCCGTAGATGGTACGATTGAAGTATTTGGTCCGGTTGTCGATGCCTACACAATGACAGAGGCGGTCAAGGACGGCATCACAGTTAACCTTGTCTATGACGGACGCGCTGCACGGGTCACTCTTGATCAGGCAAAGGTTCGGGAAATCGAAGATTATTATGACCGTTGTGCTGTTGAGGGTGCAAATGAGCATCAGATTGAGGAAAGCCAGAAGGCGGTTGCTCATATTGATGCGATCATCGGTGATCCTGACCGACTTCACGCAGTTGCGGAGGACTTCATTAACCACTATGAGACCCGCGTTGCCGAAGGAGCTACGGTCGCAGGAAAAGCAATGTTTGTCTGCTCTAATCGCAAGATTGCATACGCTTTTTATCAGATTATAGTTGGAATGAGACCGGAATGGGCAGAGAAAAAGGTTTGTCCTGACGGGGTTCAACTGACGGAAAAAGAGAAAAAGGAACTCAAGCCCATCGAGAAGATCAAGCTCATTATGACGCGAAATAAAGATGATGAGCCGGAGCTTTATGAAATGCTGGGAACGAAGGATGATCGCAAGGAGTTTGACCGTCAGTTTAAGAACGTAAAATCTAATTTCAAAATTGCGATTGTTGTTGATATGTGGCTGACTGGCTTTGATGTGCCGGCACTTGACACAATTTACATCGACAAGCCTATCCAGCAGCACACCCTTATTCAGACGATTTCCCGCGTCAACCGTGTCTATACCGGCAAGGACAAGGGTTTGATTGTGGACTATATTGGTATCAAGAAAAACATGAATCTTGCTCTCAAGAAGTACACCAACTTTGAGAGTGATGAGTTTGAAGGCGTCGAGCAGTCTGTCACGATCGTCAAAGACCAGCTTGATGTTTTGGCACAGATGTTCCACAATTTCAATAGTGCGGATTACTTCAACGGCTCTCCGAAAGAGCAGCTTGCTTGCCTCAACCGTGCTGTTGAGTATGTCCAACTCACGGAAGATTTAGAAACACGCTTTATGGCTGCGGTTAAGCGCATGAAGCAAGCGTTCAATCTGTGCAGTTCCAGCAATGCAATTTCCGATAAAGAGAAGGACTATTTGCACTTCTATTGTGCTGTGCGTTCGATTCTTTTTAAACTCACAAAGGGTGACGCCCCTGATATTTCGCAAATGAATGCTCGCGTCCGTGAACTGCTTGAAGGTGCAATTCAATCAGATGGTATAGAAGAACTGTTTGAAACCGGGAAGCACATCTCCGTTGATATTTTCAGCGATGAGTATCTGGATAAGATAAACGCAATCCCGCTACCCAACACGAAAATCAAGGTTTTGCAACGACTTCTCTCTCAAGCGATTGACGAATATAAAAAGGTCAATCGAATCATGGGCATGGAGTTCTCGGATCGTCTCAAGCAGGTCGTTGATGCATACAATAATCGTCGGCGTGACGAGGCTTTTGCCAACGAAGTCCTTGACGATGTAGCGGAACAACTTGCGAAGCTTCTTGAAGAACTCAAAAAGGAAAAGGATTCTTTCAAGGGCATGGGGATTGACTATGAAGAAAAGGCCTTCTATGACATCCTCAAGGCGGTTGCTAAGAAGTACGAGTTCGAGTACCCGGACGATAAGATGATTGAATTGTCAAAGCGGATTAAGATTATTGTCGATGATAAAGCCAAATACACCGACTGGTCTACCCGTGATGATATTAAAGCAAATTTGCAAGTTGACCTTATTCTGTTACTGGAC